In Gammaproteobacteria bacterium, one genomic interval encodes:
- a CDS encoding glycosyltransferase family 2 protein: MENCELTILMPCLNEAETLARCIHKAQQFLVTARIEGEILIADNGSTDGSQAIANTAGARVITVPLRGYGAALKHGIRAAHGRYIIMGDADDSYNFSALFPFLKKLREGYDLVMGNRFKGGIKQGAMPFLNRYVGNPILSFIGRLFFNSQIGDFHCGLRGFSRARLLQLNLQGNGMEFASEMVIKAELNRFKITEVPTELFPDGRSRPPHLRRFRDGWRHLRLLLLFSPRWLFFYPGLVLMWVGIVAMVVLQTGPLTIGRVSLDIHTMLFSSLFTIIGLQAVCFAVCAKYFLIHQVYTESRYQRLVKIFSLERGLLVGLSCMTIGIAGSGYVFWFWLNHSFGPLAPQQVMRLLIPSFTFLIAGLQLIFASFFLSLLSLRLDPQRKLTPS, translated from the coding sequence ATGGAAAATTGTGAATTAACGATTTTAATGCCATGTCTCAATGAAGCTGAAACGCTCGCGAGATGCATTCATAAAGCTCAACAATTTTTAGTGACCGCAAGAATTGAGGGTGAAATTCTTATCGCGGATAATGGGAGTACGGATGGCTCACAAGCAATTGCCAATACGGCTGGGGCGAGAGTCATTACTGTCCCTCTACGTGGTTACGGTGCTGCGTTAAAACACGGCATACGCGCAGCTCACGGTCGTTATATTATTATGGGGGATGCTGATGACAGTTATAACTTTTCTGCACTTTTTCCTTTCTTAAAAAAATTACGCGAAGGGTATGACCTTGTCATGGGGAATCGTTTTAAAGGGGGCATCAAACAAGGAGCTATGCCTTTTCTTAATCGCTATGTAGGTAATCCAATTTTATCATTCATTGGTCGTTTGTTTTTTAACAGTCAAATCGGTGATTTTCATTGCGGCTTGCGGGGATTTTCACGTGCGCGTTTATTGCAACTTAATTTGCAAGGCAATGGCATGGAATTTGCGAGTGAAATGGTCATTAAAGCTGAGCTTAATCGTTTCAAAATTACAGAAGTTCCTACAGAATTATTTCCAGATGGTCGCAGCCGACCTCCTCACTTGCGACGATTTCGTGATGGTTGGCGCCATTTACGTTTGTTATTATTATTTAGCCCGCGATGGCTCTTTTTTTATCCTGGTTTAGTTTTGATGTGGGTAGGAATAGTGGCAATGGTCGTTTTGCAAACCGGACCCTTAACTATCGGGCGCGTGAGTCTTGATATTCATACGATGCTATTCAGTAGTTTGTTTACGATTATTGGTTTACAAGCAGTTTGCTTTGCAGTGTGTGCCAAATATTTTTTAATTCACCAAGTCTATACAGAGAGTCGTTACCAACGTTTAGTAAAAATCTTTTCCTTGGAACGCGGACTTTTAGTTGGCTTAAGTTGTATGACTATTGGAATTGCTGGTTCCGGTTATGTTTTTTGGTTTTGGCTAAATCATTCATTTGGTCCACTCGCGCCTCAGCAAGTCATGCGTCTTTTAATTCCCTCTTTTACTTTTCTAATTGCAGGATTACAGTTAATTTTCGCAAGCTTTTTTTTAAGCTTATTAAGTTTACGTCTAGATCCACAGCGAAAATTAACCCCAAGTTGA
- a CDS encoding methyltransferase domain-containing protein, giving the protein MAVDNYTQQKAGGFVDRLALKKRELMYHLFSTEFPTASLAHVLDVGITADKHALSSNYFEKYFPDKHKIIALSNQPGTFLEEIYPGLTFYQGDARSLPFEDDSIDVVFSSAVIEHIGHYKQQQKMLAECFRVAKRGLFITTPNRWHPIEVHTLLPLLHWLPKSQHRLILKKLGLSFYADENNLNLLDHQTLITMCRELGIADFDFKFIKTFGFISNIILIARKSQS; this is encoded by the coding sequence ATGGCAGTAGATAACTATACACAGCAAAAGGCTGGCGGGTTTGTGGATCGGTTAGCTTTAAAAAAGCGCGAGCTTATGTACCATTTGTTTAGCACCGAATTTCCAACGGCATCCCTAGCCCATGTTCTCGATGTTGGAATCACTGCGGATAAGCATGCATTATCATCCAATTATTTTGAAAAATATTTTCCCGATAAACATAAAATTATTGCTTTATCGAATCAACCGGGAACGTTCCTTGAAGAAATTTATCCAGGATTAACTTTCTACCAGGGCGATGCGCGTTCCTTACCCTTTGAAGATGACAGTATCGATGTAGTGTTTTCTTCTGCAGTCATAGAACATATTGGTCATTATAAGCAACAACAAAAAATGCTAGCGGAATGTTTTCGAGTTGCTAAGCGTGGTTTATTTATTACAACCCCTAATCGTTGGCACCCTATCGAAGTTCATACTCTTTTACCCTTGCTTCATTGGTTGCCGAAATCTCAGCATCGCTTAATTTTAAAAAAATTGGGTTTAAGTTTTTATGCTGATGAAAATAATTTAAATTTGCTTGACCACCAAACCCTCATAACCATGTGTCGTGAGCTAGGAATTGCTGATTTTGATTTTAAATTTATTAAAACCTTTGGTTTTATTAGTAATATCATTCTAATTGCCCGGAAATCCCAATCATGA